ATTAATTGGCTGAAAGAACAACCGCAAGTAAACGCCAATAAAATACTTGTTATGGGAGCATCAAGAAATGCTGAATTGGCATTAACTTTTGCTTCCATATTCCCAGAGCTTGTTAGTGGAGTTATTGCTTATGCACCAAGCTCCGTTTCTTGGTCAAATACTGTTTTACCATATAATTCAGATGAAACAAAATCGAGCTGGAAATATAAAGGCCGGGACATTCCATATATCCCTATGGATAAAATCACAGGAAACAATACGGATAAAATTGAAATGATAAACTACTGGAAAGCTGGTTTAGCAAAAACAGACTTTATAGAACAAGCATCTATCAAGGTGGAAAACATCAATGGTCCTATCCTACTTTTTTCGGGAAATGATGATAAAGTATGGCCTTCTTCACTCATGGCAAATATGATAGAAGAGCGATTAAAGACTCATGGTTTTAATCATTCCTTCCAGAATATAAAATATGACAATGCCGGACATTCCATTTCAAATAACCCAGACGACAATTTGACTTATGACACGGCAACTATTGAAATTAACAGCAAAATATATCAATATGAACTCGGCGGAAATAGTGACGGCAATTTACACGCGAAACAAGATGCTAAGATTAAATTAATGGGATTTTTAGAAGAAATATAAACTTCAACAAAAGTCCTTTATTAGCATAATAGGCCGTTCCACCTTTCTATTTAATTAGATTTTTCTTCCAATAATTTTAAATATTTTTCCAAATATTCTTCAGGTGTTGTATGCCATTCAGATATACGAGAAACATTATTTTTCACACATTGATATACAAAATCGTGAAGAATTTCAGCCATTTCAGGTTTTACCTTTAGTTGATTACCATTGTCTGTAACAAACGCTTCTGGCTC
This sequence is a window from Arcticibacterium luteifluviistationis. Protein-coding genes within it:
- a CDS encoding acyl-CoA thioester hydrolase/BAAT C-terminal domain-containing protein, whose translation is MKNRKYLISLGFLALIFVSYFIADNMLFDGIKPKAINENDFQANYFAKDDIRNKTAVVLIGGGQWGDYWAQQFANKEMVGLSIPYFGQESLPKLPEEIELEYFEKAINWLKEQPQVNANKILVMGASRNAELALTFASIFPELVSGVIAYAPSSVSWSNTVLPYNSDETKSSWKYKGRDIPYIPMDKITGNNTDKIEMINYWKAGLAKTDFIEQASIKVENINGPILLFSGNDDKVWPSSLMANMIEERLKTHGFNHSFQNIKYDNAGHSISNNPDDNLTYDTATIEINSKIYQYELGGNSDGNLHAKQDAKIKLMGFLEEI